One Bombus pascuorum chromosome 4, iyBomPasc1.1, whole genome shotgun sequence DNA segment encodes these proteins:
- the LOC132906193 gene encoding Y+L amino acid transporter 2, translating into MVSQIFDESPKGMQLVNSDDESQTHISTNKQIGGTNKVQMKKQLGLLEGVAIILGIICGSGIFISPKGVIIEVGSVGVSLIVWVLCGLLSMVGALCYAELGTCIPRSGGDYAYIYEAFGDLPAFLYLWAANLIFVPTTNAIMGLTFAEYVLKPFFPNCSIPDNSVRLLAAVTICLLTFANCYDVKETSKMQNVFIFAKVGALIIIIIAGLVWIMLGHTENFENVFENTITDPSKIAVAFCSGIFSYSGWNYLNFMTEELKDPYVNLPRAIYISLPLVTFIYVLANVAYLSVLTPTAMIASHAIAVTFGDQLLGAMAWIIPVMVAICAFGGLSVHIMTSSRMCFVGARNGHFPSMLSHINISRFTPTPALVFLCILSLVMLCTSDIFVLITYCSIVESFFIMLSVSGVLWLRYKQPNMSRPIKMPLWIPITFVCICAFLVFFPSYQRPYEVGIGALITLSGIPAYFIGVRWKNKPLWFQRLILEITYTVQKLFISATEERDH; encoded by the exons ATGGTTTCTCAAATATTTGACGAATCTCCAAAAGGAATGCAATTAGTTAATTCAGATGATGAATCTCAGACTCATATATCAACTAATAAACAAATTGGTGGTACtaataaagtacaaatgaAAAAACAGCTTGGCCTTTTAGAAGGAGTTGCAATTATTTTAGGAATTATATGTGGTTCAG gtattttcatttctccAAAAGGTGTAATCATAGAAGTAGGAAGTGTTGGAGTTTCTTTAATTGTTTGGGTTTTATGCGGTTTACTTTCTATGGTGGGAGCATTATGCTATGCTGAATTGGGTACTTGCATACCTCGTAGTGGTGGAGATTATGCTTATATTTATGAGGCTTTTGGTGATTTACCtgcttttttatatttatgggCAGCTAACTTAATTTTTGT ACCAACTACAAATGCTATTATGGGATTAACTTTTGCTGAATATGTTTTAAAACCATTTTTTCCTAATTGTTCTATTCCAGATAATAGCGTACGTCTACTGGCAGCAGTTACTATTT GTTTACTTACATTCGCAAATTGTTATGATGTTAAAGAAACATCTAAAATGCAAAATGTATTCATATTTGCTAAAGTTGGtgcattaataattataattattgctGGATTGGTTTGGATAATGTTAG gacatacagaaaattttgaaaatgtctTTGAAAATACAATCACGGATCCCAGCAAAATCGCAGTTGCCTTTTGTTCtggtatattttcatattctggATGGaattacttaaattttatGACTGAAGAATTGAAAGATCCTTATGT aaatttaCCACGAGCTATATACATATCACTACCTTTAGTTACTTTCATTTATGTGTTGGCAAATGTAGCTTATTTATCAGTTTTAACACCAACTGCGATGATTGCCTCTCATGCAATTGCTGTG ACTTTTGGAGATCAACTTCTTGGTGCGATGGCATGGATAATACCTGTAATGGTAGCTATATGTGCATTTGGAGGATTAAGTGTTCATATTATGACATCGTCTCGAATGTGTTTTGTTGGTGCCAGGAACGGACATTTTCCTTCAATGTTAAgtcatattaatatttcgagATTTACACCTACACCTGCCTTAGTTTTTCtt tgTATATTATCTTTAGTAATGCTGTGCACAAgtgatatttttgtattgaTTACATACTGCAGCATAGtcgaatcattttttataatgttatcaGTATCTGGTGTTTTATGGCTTCGTTATAAACAGCCCAATATGAGTCGACCCATTAAA atgcCTTTATGGATTCCTATTACGTTTGTATGCATATGTgcatttttagtatttttccCTTCCTACCAAAGACCATACGAAGTTGGAATAGGTGCCTTAATAACTTTATCTGGAATTCCAGCTTATTTTATTGGTGTTAGATGGAAAAATAAGCCATTATGGTTTCAACGACTTATTC TTGAAATTACTTATACCGTTCAAAAATTGTTCATATCTGCCACCGAGGAACGGGATCATTGA
- the LOC132906196 gene encoding V-type proton ATPase subunit F, giving the protein MALHSAGKGKLLAVIGDEDTCVGFLLGGVGEINKHRQPNFMVVDKNTAVSDIEDTFKRFIKRDDIDIILINQNVAEMIRHVIDSHTQPIPSVLEIPSKDHPYDASKDSILRRAKGMFNPEDIH; this is encoded by the exons atgGCTCTACATTCAGCGGGGAAAGGGAAACTTCTTGCTGTGATCGGAGACGAG GATACTTGTGTTGGATTTCTTTTGGGCGGGGTTggtgaaattaataaacatcgaCAACCCAATTTTATGGTCGTAGATAAAA ATACAGCTGTAAGTGACATAGAAGATACGtttaaacgtttcattaaacgagatgatattgatattatacTTATCAATCAAAAT gTTGCTGAAATGATTCGCCATGTAATTGATAGCCACACACAACCCATACCTTCAGTATTAGAAATTCCAAGTAAAGACCATCCATATGATGCCAGTAAGGATTCTATTTTAAGGCGTGCTAAG GGAATGTTTAATCCAGAAGATATACATTAA
- the LOC132906191 gene encoding uncharacterized protein LOC132906191 has translation MSFVNDVNIYKKMISQEIIQKPCTINETSAEFMVLPKCEHSEETLIVGEEIIVDENIDINQMSEEVICKQKDTSEYFEESMNTTMSVEYAEDAISLSEENTPRQKWLSNDVSKEELLLSESEGSEAETYNKVIIDDQDGDEETIATFVTAAGQQLALYAVEDSDEIFAVAVYDESGEPPTNFQFLMKSDVERLIGEGAVRTVKKPTQIKRQLLTTESPIFFPKNEPINDMSMDNENKIISNENERIQEKEYILEENSNLMKHSNLNLGTKRVSNIIYATDEKQPDVTYLMMDDCSANMDNSEEYQEDDKSDSELVEQSTVQYILFEGDQSDSELTFDEIHKTLQNLKANAAKKQMNKKIINRDQNNFGNLKETEYETSVYQNSNVSNKMSNSLTKRKFNLLDSQQELLETLANSSADLMPSSTNLDISNGSIEYTSPESSQIQYKTKRSRKQQLISVNREDSEIIIQPASLLTEEDNNVRKRVRRNKRVAHSRYRQRNTDSKRIKKVKRKEVEIIEIDIDEEESILQSERDVVEITIDDSKDKYSSDKENEIIMVGDSDDESQQSNSKAILLQCQHCLRNFRQQRALETHLRVCSKSPSNTIRFNEQKLKHANGTTEDTVKKQYACKICQQKFDVVVALARHVRSEHSQRKKRRFSKLSVERPSIEIKEKKEHIEPKKQTIIKKIKRKRNQRPRCTWEVKKLSCSDCGRWFPSAALLRAHCLQHGTKKSEQQIRRCQICKKLIRSRLLFVQHLKKHRNLQKNIKSVPNIQKKLHTTRSVTSKITTLRKRGRSRKL, from the exons atgtcatttGTGAATGatgttaatatttacaaaaaaatgaTTTCTCAAGAGATCATACAAAAACCATGTACTATAAATGAAACTTCAGCAGAATTTATGGTTCTACCCAAATGTGAACACTCGGAAGAAacattg attgttggtgaagaaataattgtaGATGAAAACATAGATATTAATCAAATGTCAGAGGAAGTAATTTGTAAACAGAAAGATACTTctgaatattttgaagaaagtATGAATACAACAATGTCTGTTGAATATGCGGAAGATGCTATATCATTATCTGAAGAAAATACACCTAGGCAAAAATGGCTTTCAAATGATGTCAGTAAGGAAGAATTGTtg CTTTCAGAATCAGAGGGAAGTGAAGCAGaaacatataataaagtaataattgaTGATCAAGATGGAGATGAGGAAACAATAGCTACATTTGTAACTGCCGCTGGTCAACAATTAGCATTATATGCGGTTGAAGATTCAGATGAAATTTTTGCTGTAGCAGTTTATGATGAATCTGGTGAACCAccaacaaattttcaatttctcatgaa ATCAGACGTTGAAAGATTAATAGGTGAAGGCGCAGTTAGAACTGTTAAAAAACCAACACAGATAAAAAGACAATTACTGACTACTGAGTcaccaatattttttcctaAAAATGAACCAATAAATGATATGTCAAtggataatgaaaataaaatcatatcaaatgaaaatgaaaggatacaagaaaaagaatatatattggaagaaaattcaaatttaatgaaacattctaatttaaatttaggTACAAAACGagtttctaatattatatatgcaaCAGATGAAAAACAACCAGATGTAACATATTTAATGATGGATGATTGTTCTGCAAATATGG ATAATTCTGAAGAATATCAGGAAGATGATAAAAGTGATAGTGAACTTGTAGAACAATCAACTGTGCAATACATCTTATTCGAAGGTGATCAATCTGATTCTGAACTAACATTCGATGAAATTCACAAGACTcttcaaaatttgaaagcaaaTGCAGCAAAAAAGCAAATGAATAAAAAGATCATTAATAGagatcaaaataattttggaaatCTCAAAGAAACGGAGTATGAAACTTCAGTGTACCAAAATTCTAATGTGTCTAATAAGATGTCTAATAGTTTAACAAAGAGAAAATTCAATCTGTTAGATAGTCAACAGGAATTATTGGAGACATTAGCAAATTCATCAGCAGATTTAATGCCAAGTAGTACAAATTTAGATATATCAAATGGTTCAATTGAATATACATCACCTGAGTCGTCACAAATACAGTACAAAACTAAGCGATCCCGGAAAcaacaattaatttctgtaaatCGCGAAGATTccgaaattattatacaaccAGCATCTCTTCTAACTGAAGAAGACAATAATGTTAGGAAAAGAGTaagacgaaataaaagagtaGCTCATTCTAGATATCGTCAAAGAAATACAGACtcgaaaagaataaaaaaggtCAAGCGAAAAGAagttgaaattattgaaattgataTTGATGAAGAAGAAAGTATCCTGCAGTCAGAACGGGATGTTGTTGAAATAACTATAGATGATagtaaagataaatattctagcgataaagaaaatgaaattataatggTTGGAGATTCCGATGACGAATCACAACAATCGAATTCAAAAgcaattttattgcaatgtCAACAttgtttaagaaattttagaCAACAAAGAGCTCTAGAAACTCATTTGCGAGTTTGTTCGAAATCACCCTCTAATACAATACGGTTTaatgaacaaaaattgaaacatgCAAATGGAACGACTGAAGATACTGTTAAAAAACAATACGCTTGTAAAATATGTCAACAAAAATTCGATGTAGTGGTAGCGTTAGCCCGTCATGTACGTTCAGAACATTctcaaagaaaaaaacgtaGATTTAGTAAACTATCAGTTGAACGACCATCcatagaaattaaagaaaagaaggaacacATTGAGCCAAAAAAACAgactataattaaaaagattaaaagaaaaagaaatcaaagacCAAGATGCACCTGGGAggtaaaaaaattaagttGTTCTGATTGTGGAAGGTGGTTTCCCAGTGCTGCTTTATTAAGAGCACATTGTTTACAACatggaacaaaaaaatctg aacAACAAATACGCAGATGTCAGAtatgtaagaaattaattagatcTAGATTACTTTTTGTACAACATTTGaagaaacatagaaatttacaaaaaaatataaaatctgtaCCAAATATTCAAAAGAAGTTACACACAACTAGGTCAGTGACAAGTAAAATTACTACACTCAGAAAGCGGGGACGTTCGCGAAAACTTTGA